A single window of Oxyura jamaicensis isolate SHBP4307 breed ruddy duck chromosome 3, BPBGC_Ojam_1.0, whole genome shotgun sequence DNA harbors:
- the RRM2 gene encoding ribonucleoside-diphosphate reductase subunit M2, which translates to MSAELKARRGLRLAGGALWRQVRRGYKGAARAAGAVSRRVSRRATVMLSARVPLAALQEQPRLPTLKGLVLSDKENTPPAASSSRVLASKAARNIFQEPAPRSAEQEEPLLRENPRRFVVFPIQYHDIWQMYKKAEASFWTAEEVDLSKDIQHWESLKPEEKYFISHVLAFFAASDGIVNENLVERFSQEVQITEARCFYGFQIAMENIHSEMYSLLIDTYIKDSKEREFLFNAIETLPCVKKKADWAMRWIGDKKATYGERVVAFAAVEGIFFSGSFASIFWLKKRGLMPGLTFSNELISRDEGLHCDFACLMFKHLIHKPSEERVKEIIMNAVLIEQEFLTEALPVKLIGMNCTLMKQYIEFVADRLMLELGFKKIYKAENPFDFMENISLEGKTNFFEKRVGEYQRMGVMSKPTDNSFTLDAEF; encoded by the exons ATGAGCGCCGAGCTGAAGGCGCGGCGCGGGCTGCGATTGGCCGGCGGGGCGTTGTGGCGCCAAGTTCGAAGGGGATATAAAGGGGCGGCGCGGGCAGCTGGCGCCGTTTCTCGCCGAGTCTCTCGCCGTGCCACCGTCATGCTGTCCGCCCGCGTCCCGCTCGCCGCCCTCCAGGAGCAGCCTCGGCTGCCGACCCTGAAGGGCCTGGTGCTGAGCGACAAGGAGAACACG cccccggcagcGAGCAGCAGCCGCGTCCTGGCCAGCAAGGCGGCCCGCAACATCTTCCAGGAGCCG GCCCCCCGGAGCGCCGAGCAGGAGGAGCCGCTGCTGCGGGAGAACCCCCGCCGCTTCGTCGTCTTCCCCATCCAGTACCACGACATCTGGCAGATGTACAAGAAGGCCGAGGCTTCCTTCTGGACGGCGGAGGAG GTTGATCTCTCAAAAGACATCCAGCACTGGGAGTCGCTGAAGCCCGAGgagaaatacttcatttctcACGTCCTTGCATTCTTTGCTGCCAGCGATGGCATTGTGAACGAGAACCTG GTGGAGCGGTTCAGTCAAGAAGTACAAATCACAGAAGCTCGCTGTTTCTATGGCTTCCAGATCGCCATGGAAAATATACATTCAGAAATGTATAGCCTTCTGATTGACACGTACATCAAAGATTCTAAGGAGAG gGAATTCCTTTTTAATGCCATTGAAACTTTACCATGTGTTAAAAAGAAGGCTGACTGGGCCATGCGCTGGATTGGGGACAAGAAAGCAACATATG GAGAACGTGTAGTAGCTTTTGCAGCAGTGGaaggaattttcttttctggctcTTTTGCCTCAATTTTTTGGCTGAAGAAAAGAGGATTAATGCCAGGACTCACTTTTTCTAACGAACTCATCAGTCGAGATGAG GGTTTGCACTGTGACTTTGCCTGCCTCATGTTCAAGCACTTGATACACAAACCATCGGAGGAAAGGGTAAAAGAAATCATCATGAATGCAGTTCTCATAGAACAG GAATTCTTGACGGAGGCACTGCCTGTTAAGCTGATTGGCATGAACTGCACTTTAATGAAACAATACATCGAGTTCGTAGCAGACCGGCTGATGTTGGAACTGGGATTTAAAAAG ATATACAAAGCAGAGAACCCTTTTGATTTCATGGAAAACATCTCTCTGGAAGGCAAGACCAACTTCTTTGAGAAGCGAGTAGGTGAATATCAGAGGATGGGAGTCATGTCAAAGCCCACAGACAACTCTTTCACCCTGGATGCAGAATTTTAA